The sequence GACAGTCCGGGCACACGAGGTCCCGGGCCCGCGGTACCGGGTACCGTAGGGTTACGTCTATTTAACACGCAGAACTTACTGTGTAATGCGAACTCGGCGAACGCAAGGGGGTAGGACACGGTGGCTAACCAGGCTAGCGCGGGGGATCTGCTCCAGTTGGTGCGCACGGGTTCCGCGACGACTCGCGGGGACCTCCAGCGCGTCACCGGGCTCTCTCGCGCGACCGTCGGCCAGCGCCTCGACCGGCTCTTCCGCGCCGGCTGGCTCCGCGAGGGCGACGCGGCGCCGAGCGCGCCCTCGCCGCAAGGGGGACGCCCCTCGGTCCGCCTGGAGTTCGACGACCGGCACGCGATCGTCCTCGCGGCGGACCTGGAGACCCGTCACTCCCGCGCCGCCGTGCTCAGCCTCACGGGGGACGTGCTCGCCGAGACGAGTTGGCCGGTCCTCCTCTCGGAGGGGCCCGAACACGTCCTCGGCGAACTCGGCGCCCGCTTCGCGCGCCTTCTCGGGGACGAGGGCCTCGACCCCGCCTCCGTCTGCGGTATCGGCGTCGCCGTCCCCGGGCCCGTGGACAGCGAGAGCGGCACCCTCGTGGACCCGCCGATCATGTCCGGCTGGGGCGGCTTCGACCTGAGCGGCCGGCTCGCGCGCGCCTTCGCCGAGGCGAGCGGTTCGGTGCGCGGTCCGGCGGGCGGCTCCGGGGGCGGTGCGGCGGGCGGCTTCGAGGGAGGGGCCCTCCCGCCCGTCCCCGTGCTCGTCGAGAACGACGCCAACCTCATGGCGTACGGGGAGCAGCGCACCGGCTGGCCGGAGTGCCGCGCCTTCGCCCTGGTCAAGGTGTCGACCGGGATAGGGGCCGGGGTCGTCGTGGACGGCACCGTGTACCGGGGCGTGGACGGCGGCGCGGGCGACATCGGGCACATCAGGGTCCCGGCGGGGGAGGGGCTCGACTGCATGTGCGGGGCGCAGGGCTGCCTCGCCGCCGTCGCGAGCGGCCGGGCCCTCGCGGCGCGGCTCCGCGCGGCGGGCGTCCCCGCCGCCTCGGGCTCCGACGTCCGTGCCCTCCTCGCCGAGGGCCACCCCGAGGCCGCGGGCCTCGCCCGCCAGGCGGGCCGCCAGGTCGGCGAGGTCCTCGCGACGGTCGTGACCCTCCTCAACCCCGGCGTCCTCATGATCGCGGGCGACCTCGCGGGCACCCCCTTCCTCACCGGGGTCCGCGAACTCCTCTACCAGCGTGCCCTGCCCCGCTGCACGGCCCACCTCGACGTCGTCACCTCACGCCTCGGCGACCGCGCGGCCCTCGTGGGCGCGGCCCACCTCGTGGTGGAACACCTCTACGCCCCGGGAC comes from Streptomyces sp. Tu6071 and encodes:
- a CDS encoding ROK family transcriptional regulator translates to MANQASAGDLLQLVRTGSATTRGDLQRVTGLSRATVGQRLDRLFRAGWLREGDAAPSAPSPQGGRPSVRLEFDDRHAIVLAADLETRHSRAAVLSLTGDVLAETSWPVLLSEGPEHVLGELGARFARLLGDEGLDPASVCGIGVAVPGPVDSESGTLVDPPIMSGWGGFDLSGRLARAFAEASGSVRGPAGGSGGGAAGGFEGGALPPVPVLVENDANLMAYGEQRTGWPECRAFALVKVSTGIGAGVVVDGTVYRGVDGGAGDIGHIRVPAGEGLDCMCGAQGCLAAVASGRALAARLRAAGVPAASGSDVRALLAEGHPEAAGLARQAGRQVGEVLATVVTLLNPGVLMIAGDLAGTPFLTGVRELLYQRALPRCTAHLDVVTSRLGDRAALVGAAHLVVEHLYAPGRAEERLTALGV